In the Populus trichocarpa isolate Nisqually-1 chromosome 1, P.trichocarpa_v4.1, whole genome shotgun sequence genome, agcggttcaaaccgaccggttcctgttcggttattttagaacaaaaactggttcaaaccgactggttccGGTTTGAttcggtttggctcgggttcggttttttcagtttcagacttataaaaccgaaccgaaccggtcggttttttaaaaattcaaatcggTTCTTTTTCACGGTacagttttttcagttatttttttttctggttttctcgatttaatcgattttttggtttttctactCACTTCTAGCTAGGTGACCTTACcgcttgcaaaataaaaaataaaatcaggaaaaaacacattatgattctctatttattattttttacatgctCAAGATCAATTGGACggtgttttgataaaaataatagtaagaaAATTGGTGAGATATCTTGCCATAGGTTCTCTTTTACATGCTCAAGATCAATGCTCCTGCCCGGAAATCACATCACTACTACAATTTAATCCGTATTTAAACGaacaatttcaattaacatttaccATTAGTGTTTATTCACGTGATATATACATTAgtgtttattattttcttattaagatAGTCAAGATATGAATTAAAATTCTTCCAACTCAAATATGTTTTTCCGcgtgattaaagaaaaaaaatcatactaaatataattaacatgggaagatttaaaaaatatttgagagtgtgattgTTGATacttttcaagatattttttactcagaaatgtattaaaataataattttttttaaaaatttatttttaatatcaacaagtcaaaacgatctaaaaatataaaaaaataattttaaataaaaacaaatttcacaAACTTTATTAACAcgtcaaaatgatctaaaaatataaaaaaaattaattttaaataaaaacaatttttccaAACTTCATTATCAGTAGCACGGCAgaacaatcttaaaaaaataaattttaaataaaaataaatttcacaaaCCTCCATGGGTGaattttttggggttttaacattaataaaaataatcatttactctacctaaaaagaagaagaagaggaatgaATGAACACAAAGGAAAGACCCGTGCAAATTCAAAGTCCTAGTGGACAAAGTTGGGAGGCGGTCAAAATTCACAAGTTAGCTGAGAAATTCCTCGTTAGTCCCCTGGAACTGGCCTCTTGTCCTTGACCGAACGTAGTAGGTGTTAATTTTCGATTCGGAATCACCAATTTGATTGTAGTTACGATGGTGGCTTTTAGTTCTGGGTGCGATTTTCAAGTgtttgataataatttaaaaactcaaatatcatggtcattttaatgtattatttttaaaagctatGATTTATAGCTTTTCAAAAAGTACTGTCATAACTTTTCTAAATAGACCTTcttacatataaatatatatttgtaagtataaaatatataattcatttgTCAAATaagttggatttaattgaattaaaaaaaaatagatggatCCACAGTACATTAAATATGAAAGAGCAACATgtggtaaaaaaataacataaaaaaaggtcTTGGAGGTTTTAGCATGGTAATTGTGAAGTTTTCATAATAAAGACATGATAAATCTATAACCCCGATAATCAGACCCGAGCCAACTCAGAATATTATGTCGAACatgtgttaacttttcaaatatatGATTTGGGTCATTGGACCTGAAGCgtctaatctaaaaaaaatcataaatctcaATTCTTAGTCAATAACTTATTGACgagtaaaatctaaaaaaaatcaattatacaaaagaattaaaagaatgacaattaaaagaatgaagattaaaattaaaaaacaaaacaaatttctttatttgattgaaggttgggattaaaaggaaaaattaatttagtaaagggaagaaaaataaaaagaatgaggatcaaaattgatataaaaaaataaaaataatattttgattaaagagtgaaattaaaaagaataataacttttacaaaacatcaagaaaaattaaaaaaataaggatcaaattgaaaaatataataccattaatttaaattgaaggataaaattgaaaatcaataaaaattttataaaaaggcaaaggaaaaaatattacaaatcaaaagaatgaggatcaaattagaaaatatcatatttgataaattaggattgaatgttgaaatttaaaacaaataaaacttctacaagaaggtcaagaacaaaaattaaaaatcaaaacaataagaattgaagttgaaataccaacaataaaaaagatcaaactGTAGTTTtcaaaggaggagagagaagaaatgCTTGTCGGTGACAAATCGGAATACCAATGGCAACACGTGCCGCTCTATCAGTGACAAAACATGACAAAATTTTCAACTACTTGGCGAAAGAGTATTTTTGAATGTAGGGAGGTGTTACACACACTGCTCGAAGTGCATAAGTGCCTCCCACACACCTCTAGGTGGCGCACACGTGCTCctacttttttgttttgtttttttatttagccaaatataaaattgtctctgagtagattttataattacaaaaaaaaaacaattgtgaaaAGTCAAAAATATCTACTGGccttaagtttatttattttttattttaagggtacTTTTTATCGTTTTactatgcattttaattttttatatttgataaaatactaaattgtcCCTaagtttgaattattataacGAAAAAACCACtgtgaaaatatgaaaaatacccCTTGACaccaattttattttgcttccaAGACTATTTTGGTCATTTCACCatataatcaaaataagaaaatacttATTTGTCTACGCTTTATTTAGTATTGACAAATAAATATTGTGAAAAGACTTTAATCCCCTTATAGGCGATTGCTAATGTTATTggataaaaggataaaattgtcaaaacacTGTTCTAGTGAATAATATTCTCGAGTTAACATCTATGATGTCTTTGCAAGTCTTTATAActtcttttaatatcttttattttcatgtaacATTTATGTTGTTatagtgaataatatttttaagtcaaCATATCTATGATGTTTTTCCAATTCCTTGCAGCTTCTTTTAATATCTTGTATTTTCACATAACATTTATGTTATTATGTATAATACAATTTCATGTGTTCAAATTTAGGGAGATTtgtaatattatcatttttctttattctagtgattaagatatttttaacttagttttttatgTATCAATTTTAAgcatgtcttttaaaaaaattaagataaatcgtttatattattttttttattagatttgaaTTTGAGATTCTAATATTGATATCTAAGTTATTTGAAGTTTAGCCCTTGCATGctttgtataatttatttctatagacaacaaattaaaaagtatattgtagaaaataaattgtCTTTGAAAGACTAATTTCCCACCCATCTTATGTCctatatattttcctttatatGAAAACCCTTCTTGCTTTGACCCAAATGGATCAtcaaaaacagattaaaaacaacatttgacttaccaaaaaataaataaattcgtGGAGCATTAAATGTAAGGTGAAAAAAAGcagtgttttaaaacccggcctggcccgatgggttgacccgggacccggccgacccgggcctgagaccggtccgggtggaggcaaaaacccgctTGGGAATTGGCCCGGGGAAACCCGGTCCACCCGGTTAAACCCAGGTGAGACCCGGTCAATTTTTTTCCTGCCGCtgcctcttctcttccttcgaCCTTCGCGTCCCGGCCTATTGCACCTACTACCTAATGAGCAAAACCCGAGTTGGAGGAGTTCCATTGAAATTCACACTCTTCACCTTCTTCTCACTAGCATTCACTATAACCCCAGCTCTCCTATCAGTCTTCTTCACCATCAATGTAGTCGTAATCCCTTGCTCCTGTTTCTTCAATCCTTGCCCTTCCTTCCACCCCATCTTCGCCATCATCCTCTGCGCCGCAGTCATTTGTCCACCAGCACCAACTCCCAACCCTACCGTACCTGATGTCCCAATACTAAACCCATCCCCATTCCTGGGTGGCGAAGAACTCCTCGGAACACCTCCACTCATGGCAGCACGCCTTCTCCACGCTTCCTCCCCAGAAATATTCACATCCCTGTCCCTAtccttctccctctccctctcctcctcctcctcttgccTCCTCCTCTCAATCTCCCTCAACCTCTCCGCTTCCATcgcctttctttttttctccctcctATAATCTTCATAATCATTCGGCTTGGCCGGATCATACTCCTCAACAACCACCGAATTCACCCTTACAAGTTCCGATTGCGGAGCCACCTCATCGGGTAGCATAGTCGCCGCCACCACGAACGGAGAAACTAAAGATTTGGAAGCAGAGATTTGGGGTTTAGGtttgttagggttttttaaaatagttagtGGCGATGTGAGCAGAAGAAATTAACGTGttgattcaataaaaatgaatgtggtgttaatttagaatttgtgttgttgaatgttttattttaaatattttagaatttatgtggttggatgttttattttaaatattttagaatttatattttgtttatgttttggatattgaattaaatttatgttggtttataatttaaatttggttagTGTAAGTGTTGCATTATAActagttatgtgttttttttataagtattttttttgttgacccgggtcaacccgggtcaactcatctgacctgtgacccgatcacttgacCGAATCAATGATCggatcgggtttcaaaactatgaaaaaaagtAAGGCTAGTGTACAAAGAAAACGACACGGTAACCTCAAACGACAACTAAATTATCAGTCAAACAAAAGTAAACTGCACTACAGTTCTTAAAGCTAATTAATACTAGCtagacacaaaaataaatgcagagagagagagagagagagttacaATCAGAAAATTCAGATTTCagacaaaatcaaaagcaacGTTTTACGTTACCCTTTGGATCTTctctcttcctttcctttttccttcttcgtATCGACACTGAAATCTAACAATTTAACTCAATATTTATATACTATTCCTGGTCTCCTAACTGGAAACTTCTGTTTGATTTCTGGGGGTTTGACCGAATTTCACTTCTGGCCTCAGGTGTGTATATCTCTGCATTACTTATTTtcctcattgtttttattgcaaGCAATTTGttcgttttgtttttgttgttttgattttttttggtcaaatgtTATGTCTTTTGAcgttgaatgaaaaaaaaaaaggttttcttgtttttagatTGGACGGAATTGAATTGTCTGTTACAAGATCTGCggtagctgtttttttttttttagagattatGAATATtgattgttgtttgattttgtgttgtgggttttgaatttttgatttGACGATTCAGGATTTAATGGATTCACAgtgaaataatgataaaaatgggGAATTTCAGCGAAGAGGAAGAGCAAGAACCAAGCTTTTTCGATACCCGTGAGGAGATATCTTCTGTTTCTGATTGGAGTTCAGATTGTGGGGATTGTAGTCCTAGTGTTTTTAATAGTTTCTCATATGATGATTGGACTCGGAATCCAGAAAGTGTTCAAGATCGGCGGCGGAGGTTCTTAAAGTGGATGGGTTTAAGTTTGGATCGAAATGATGGTTTTGAAGAGAAGTTTGGTGATGATTTCAAGAACGAAATCCAATGGGTTGGTGTTGATAGGACGGAGGATAATAGTGGGGCAGTGTTAAGGACATCGAGTATAGAAGATGACTTTTTGTCAACTCAGTCTTCTATGTCTTCCGAGTCAAATGAAGTTTGGCGACAATCATTTGAAAATGGTACGCTGGATGGGAATATTGTGTATAGAATTAAAAATTTGGATGATGGAACTGAGTTTCTGGTGGATGAACTGGATGGGGATGGAATGCTTAGTAGACTGCATGAAGTGGGATCCAATCAATCTCCTAGTTTTGAAGAATTTCGGAGAACACTCGGCACATCTCCTTTTCTTGAacgattttttaagaaatatgttAATGATGGAAGGGATATGGTAGAAGCAAAAAGGAAAGCTAAAAGGAGTTGGCTGAAGAAATTGGGCTTGAAGGGAAGGATTATTGATAGACAAGGGACAGCTGCCTCGAAGCCTTGTGATCTTGAATCAACCACAGGAGCAAAGATGCATAGAGTTAAAGTTCATCCATCCAAAAAGCACACCAAAGAATTGTCTTCTCTCTTTACTGGACAAGAATTTCTGGCTCATAAGGGATCAATTTTGACAATGAAATTCAGTCTTGATGGACAATACCTGGCAAGTGGTGGTGAAGATGGTGTTGTGCGCGTGTGGAAGGTGATTGAGGATGACAGATCCAACCAATTTGACATCTCAGCCACCGATCCCTCGTGTCTATATTTCACAATGAATCATCTTTCTGAACTAGCTTCTCTTGATGTGGATAAGAAGGTAATTGATAAAACGAAGAGACTTGGTTCATCAGACTCCACATGTGTTGTTGTGCCACCAAAGGTGTTCAGGGTATTGGAGAAGCCTCTGCATGAGTTTCAAGGACATAACTGCGAGGTTTTGGATCTCTCGTGGTCTAAGAAAAGGGTTGGTATCATTAGTTTTCTAGAATTCAGAGATATTATACTCGTCCATAGAATAGCTGCGCCTTGAACTTGCATTTATTGAACTTGGTGAAGTCTAATTTGCTTTCAccttctttatattttcttgcaGTTTCTATTGTCCTCTTCTATTGATAAGACTG is a window encoding:
- the LOC7467055 gene encoding uncharacterized protein LOC7467055 isoform X1; the encoded protein is MIKMGNFSEEEEQEPSFFDTREEISSVSDWSSDCGDCSPSVFNSFSYDDWTRNPESVQDRRRRFLKWMGLSLDRNDGFEEKFGDDFKNEIQWVGVDRTEDNSGAVLRTSSIEDDFLSTQSSMSSESNEVWRQSFENGTLDGNIVYRIKNLDDGTEFLVDELDGDGMLSRLHEVGSNQSPSFEEFRRTLGTSPFLERFFKKYVNDGRDMVEAKRKAKRSWLKKLGLKGRIIDRQGTAASKPCDLESTTGAKMHRVKVHPSKKHTKELSSLFTGQEFLAHKGSILTMKFSLDGQYLASGGEDGVVRVWKVIEDDRSNQFDISATDPSCLYFTMNHLSELASLDVDKKVIDKTKRLGSSDSTCVVVPPKVFRVLEKPLHEFQGHNCEVLDLSWSKKRFLLSSSIDKTVRLWQVGCDRCLRVFSHNNYVTSVDFNPVDDNYFISGSIDGKVRIWEVLGCRVVDYTDIREIVTAACYCPGGKGGLVGTMTGNCLFYDIIDNRLQLDAQICLQGKKKLPGRRITGFEFSPSDPSKLVVTSADSLVRVISGLDVICKFRASSLRFAANQISASFTSDGKHIISTSEDSNVYIWNYTSQERTSRTKNIQSCESFMSQNASVAIPWRGIETVPETLSSPETSGDVNSFRSDRSCPKFCGEIEQKRLSSSPSVCFSLARGFLLESLTRGSATWPEEKLPNSSPKAASPPKSRPEFKYLKNACQNMLSSHMWGLVIVTAGWDGRIRTYLNYGLPLRL
- the LOC7467054 gene encoding DNA-damage-repair/toleration protein DRT111, chloroplastic, with protein sequence MLPDEVAPQSELVRVNSVVVEEYDPAKPNDYEDYRREKKRKAMEAERLREIERRRQEEEEEREREKDRDRDVNISGEEAWRRRAAMSGGVPRSSSPPRNGDGFSIGTSGTVGLGVGAGGQMTAAQRMMAKMGWKEGQGLKKQEQGITTTLMVKKTDRRAGVIVNASEKKVKSVNFNGTPPTRVLLIR
- the LOC7467055 gene encoding vegetative incompatibility protein HET-E-1 isoform X2 is translated as MIKMGNFSEEEEQEPSFFDTREEISSVSDWSSDCGDCSPSVFNSFSYDDWTRNPESVQDRRRRFLKWMGLSLDRNDGFEEKFGDDFKNEIQWVGVDRTEDNSGAVLRTSSIEDDFLSTQSSMSSESNEVWRQSFENGTLDGNIVYRIKNLDDGTEFLVDELDGDGMLSRLHEVGSNQSPSFEEFRRTLGTSPFLERFFKKYVNDGRDMVEAKRKAKRSWLKKLGLKGRIIDRQGTAASKPCDLESTTGAKMHRVKVHPSKKHTKELSSLFTGQEFLAHKGSILTMKFSLDGQYLASGGEDGVVRVWKVIEDDRSNQFDISATDPSCLYFTMNHLSELASLDVDKKVIDKTKRLGSSDSTCVVVPPKVFRVLEKPLHEFQGHNCEVLDLSWSKKRFLLSSSIDKTVRLWQVGCDRCLRVFSHNNYVTSVDFNPVDDNYFISGSIDGKVRIWEVLGCRVVDYTDIREIVTAACYCPGGKGGLVGTMTGNCLFYDIIASSLRFAANQISASFTSDGKHIISTSEDSNVYIWNYTSQERTSRTKNIQSCESFMSQNASVAIPWRGIETVPETLSSPETSGDVNSFRSDRSCPKFCGEIEQKRLSSSPSVCFSLARGFLLESLTRGSATWPEEKLPNSSPKAASPPKSRPEFKYLKNACQNMLSSHMWGLVIVTAGWDGRIRTYLNYGLPLRL